The following coding sequences lie in one Rutidosis leptorrhynchoides isolate AG116_Rl617_1_P2 chromosome 4, CSIRO_AGI_Rlap_v1, whole genome shotgun sequence genomic window:
- the LOC139842149 gene encoding uncharacterized protein — MMNSKSFFFFKFASETELQGVLESGPWIIRSTPIILDSWSPDVSLTKEDLTRVPVWVKIHDVPIAGFTEIGLSVIASNIGYPLKLDSYTSTMCLESWGRPNFARALIDVSSDRELKENIKMAIPSIDGKRKSICTLKVEYEWKPPRYASCAIFGHTESQCPKNVTITVEIQSKD; from the coding sequence ATGATGAACTCTAAGAGTTTCTTCTTCTTTAAGTTTGCTTCGGAAACAGAATTGCAAGGAGTGCTAGAATCGGGCCCATGGATTATACGTTCAACTCCTATAATTCTTGACTCATGGTCTCCTGATGTTTCATTAACAAAGGAGGATTTAACCCGTGTCCCGGTTTGGGTGAAGATACATGATGTCCCTATTGCAGGATTTACTGAAATAGGATTGAGCGTTATAGCATCAAATATTGGttatcctttgaagttagattcaTACACGAGTACAATGTGTTTAGAGTCTTGGGGGAGGCCTAATTTTGCCCGAGCATTGATTGATGTTTCGTCGGATAGGGAGTTAAAAGAGAACATCAAAATGGCGATTCCTAGTATCGATGGGAAGAGAAAATCCATATGTACTTTAAAGGTTGAATATGAATGGAAGCCCCCTCGATATGCGTCTTGTGCTATCTTTGGGCACACGGAGTCTCAATGTCCAAAAAATGTTACTATAACCGTAGAAATTCAGTCTAAGGATTAA
- the LOC139839438 gene encoding uncharacterized protein, with protein sequence MGFNTNNTQENPFSLSPEFSPPANPFSSITSPNPFAPKSSTLKEKSYEEFRWEACELRNKGSSVFGQKPALGATSTPTFGYTFGVSSSSFFGSSTPPFYLGKSEEANDFTKRQESIEYITERLKSMSLESVIPLADWIHELLTRKAAGNEAYKAGKYADAVEHYTCALSCSVVTRPFAAICFCNRAEAYKALGQVVDAIADCSLAIALDPTYHKAISRRASLYEMIRDYGLAAIDIRRLVSLLTSQIDEKSLLSGASAVNELRKTYRWLNNVKKESRRKIPLNMYLILGVESSAAASEIKKAYLKAALKHHPDKAARSVSRSENGDDGLLWKEIAEKVYKDADRLFKMIGEAYAILSNPSKRSRYDMDEEMKNGYKCSKPFFERSASRR encoded by the exons ATGGGGTTCAATACTAACAACACACAGGAAAACCCTTTTTCTTTGTCGCCTGAATTTAGCCCGCCTGCTAATCCGTTTTCTTCCATTACATCTCCCAATCCATTCGCCCCTAAGTCATCAACTTTGAAAGAAAAAAGTTATGAAGAATTTAGATGGGAGGCCTGTGAACTAAGAAACAAAG GTTCATCTGTATTTGGGCAAAAGCCTGCACTTGGTGCTACAAGCACACCAACTTTTGGCTATACGTTTGGCGTTTCTAGCTCGTCTTTTTTTGGATCAAGCACTCCACCCTTTTATTTAGGTAAATCAGAAGAAGCTAATGATTTTACAAAAAGACAAGAGAGTATTGAGTATATTACAGAAAG GCTAAAAAGTATGAGTTTGGAGTCGGTCATACCTTTAGCTGACTGGATACATGAGCTTTTAACTAGAAAG GCGGCGGGAAATGAAGCATATAAAGCCGGGAAATATGCAGATGCAGTTGAACATTACACTTGTGCCTTATCATGCAGCGTTGTAACACGCCCTTTTGCAGCGATATGTTTTTGTAACCGTGCAGAAGCTTACAAAGCTTTGGGTCAAGTTGTAGATGCCATTGCAGATTGCAGCTTAGCTATTGCTCTTGATCCAACCTATCACAAG GCAATATCTAGACGTGCGAGCTTATATGAAATGATTAGAGACTATGGACTAGCGGCTATCGATATTCGAAGATTGGTATCTCTTTTGACATCACAAATAGATGAAAAAAGCCTTCTTTCTGGAGCAAGCGCTGTAAATGAGCTAAGGAAAACTTATCGCTGGCTAAATAACGTTAAAAAGGAATCTAGAAGAAAAATTCCCTTAAATATGTATCTCATTTT GGGTGTTGAATCAAGTGCTGCTGCATCAGAAATCAAGAAGGCATATCTAAAAGCTGCACTGAAACATCATCCTGATAAG GCAGCCCGATCAGTGAGTAGAAGTGAAAATGGAGATGATGGATTATTATGGAAGGAAATAGCAGAAAAAGTTTACAAAGATGCTGATAGACTTTTTAAAATGATTGGAGAGGCTTATGCTATTCTTTCAAACCCTTCCAAG AGGTCACGATATGACATGGATGAAGAGATGAAAAATGGCTACAAATGTTCAAAGCCCTTTTTTGAGCGAAGTGCGAGCAGACGATGA